One region of Longimicrobium sp. genomic DNA includes:
- the ypfJ gene encoding KPN_02809 family neutral zinc metallopeptidase: MRWQGGRQSSNLEDGRGRGGGGGMAAGGGIGALVLGLLYYALTGDSSGLQQAATPQAEPAPTQTTAQQDSMSQFVSVVLASTEDVWRGLFQQSGETYEEPKLRLFTGRVQSACGGASAAVGPFYCPADKRVYIDLSFYEQLRRDLGAPGDFAQAYVIAHEVGHHVQTLRGISQQVNAASQRVSEEEANQLSVMQELQADCYAGVWGHHSQQQRKWLETGDVEEALGAATAIGDDALQGRQGDVRPETFTHGSSAQRVRWFRQGFESGDDRSCDTFKAERL; this comes from the coding sequence GCCGCGGGCGCGGCGGCGGAGGCGGGATGGCGGCGGGGGGCGGCATCGGAGCGCTGGTCCTGGGCCTGCTCTACTACGCGCTGACCGGCGACTCGTCCGGATTGCAGCAGGCGGCGACGCCCCAGGCGGAGCCGGCTCCCACGCAGACCACCGCCCAGCAGGACTCGATGTCGCAGTTCGTGTCGGTGGTCCTGGCGAGCACCGAGGACGTGTGGCGCGGACTCTTTCAGCAGTCGGGCGAAACCTACGAAGAACCCAAGCTGCGGCTGTTCACCGGCCGCGTGCAGTCGGCGTGCGGCGGGGCGAGCGCCGCAGTGGGGCCGTTCTACTGCCCGGCGGACAAACGCGTGTACATCGACCTGAGCTTTTACGAGCAGCTGCGGCGCGACCTGGGCGCGCCCGGCGACTTCGCCCAGGCGTACGTGATCGCGCACGAGGTGGGGCACCACGTGCAGACGCTGCGGGGCATCTCACAGCAGGTGAACGCGGCCAGCCAGCGGGTGAGCGAGGAAGAGGCCAACCAGCTGTCCGTGATGCAGGAGCTGCAGGCCGACTGCTACGCCGGCGTCTGGGGCCACCACTCGCAGCAGCAGCGGAAGTGGCTGGAGACGGGCGACGTGGAAGAGGCGCTGGGGGCGGCGACGGCCATCGGCGACGATGCGCTGCAGGGGCGCCAGGGGGACGTCAGGCCAGAAACCTTTACCCACGGGAGCAGTGCACAGCGGGTGCGCTGGTTCCGCCAGGGCTTCGAATCGGGCGACGACCGCTCGTGCGACACCTTCAAGGCGGAACGACTCTAG